The following coding sequences lie in one Manis javanica isolate MJ-LG chromosome X, MJ_LKY, whole genome shotgun sequence genomic window:
- the DYNLT3 gene encoding dynein light chain Tctex-type 3, with the protein MEEYHRHCDEVGFNTDEAHNIVKECIDGVLGGEDYNHNNINQWTASIVEQSLTHLVKLGKAYKYIVTCAVVQRSAYGFHTASSCFWDTTSDGTCTVRWENRTMNCIVNVFAIAIVL; encoded by the exons ATGGAGGAGTACCACCGCCACTGCGACGAG GTTGGCTTCAACACTGATGAAGCCCACAATATCGTTAAGGAG TGTATAGATGGGGTCCTGGGTGGTGAAGATTATAACCACAACAATATCAACCAGTGGACTGCAAGCATAGTGGAACAATCCTTAACACATTTGGTTAAACTGGGGAAAGCTTATAAATATATTG TGACCTGTGCAGTGGTCCAGAGAAGTGCGTATGGCTTTCACACAGCCAGCTCCTGTTTTTGGGATACCACATCTGATG gGACCTGTACTGTAAGATGGGAGAACCGAACCATGAACTGTATCGTCAATGTTTTTGCCATTGCTATTGTCCTGTGA